A segment of the Streptomyces sp. L2 genome:
CCTGCAGGGACGAATGCGGCGGTTGCAGCACGGTCTACTCCTGACGACGGCTTCGCGAGTGAGCGACGATGCAGCAAGGTCTACCCGCTGTGCGCGGGCCCATGCACTGCGTTTCCAACGGCGGTTGCGCGGCGGCTTGTTCACGCCCCTCGGCTGGTGGTGTGGGAGGAGGCGATCGTTCCGCCCGGGGCCTGATTCGCCGGAGTCAACGGTCGAGGTGTTTGCGCAGCTTTCTCTCGACGGTGCGCTGCGCCCGGTCGAGGATGTCCGAAACGACCTTGCCCCGCTTGGGCCGGGCCTCGATGTTCCCGAGTACGGCCCACCCCTCGACGTAGATGACGGGCGCGTCGGACTCGACCGAGTCGAGCGTGTCCACCTCGAAGTTGCCGAGGACGCCGCCGCCGGTGCCGCGCAGCGACACGTTCTCCGGGACCCGGATCTGGATGTCGCCGAAGACGGAGACGGCCTTGATGACGACCTGCTGGTACTCGAAGATCGCCTCGCTGAGGTCGATCTCGACGGAGCCGAAGACCGAGTACGCGTGCAGCCGGCGTCCGGCGCGCCAGCGGCCGCGGCGCATGGCGCTGCTGAAGACGGCCACCACATTGGCGTCGGCCTCGGCCGGGATCGCGCCGGGGGTCGGGCGGGAGGGCACCGGCGTGTAGGCGGGGGCGGGCGGGACCTGGTGGGCGGCGGGCAGGTCCCGGATGAAGACCTCCAGCTCACCGACCGTCTTCGCGTGCAGCACCCCCTCCACGCGCTCGGCGTGCTCGTCGGCGGTCAGCCGGCCCTCGGCCAGGGCTTCGCGCAGGATGTCGGCGATGCGGTCACGGTCGGCGTCCGAGGCGCGCAGTTCGGCGACGCGGGGCGCGGTGGGCGCCGCGGGCACGGTGTCCTCGGGGCGGGCGTGCTTCTGAAGGTCCACGACAGCAGCGTACCCAAACGCGATAGATCGCGACTAGGGGTGTGGACAAGCCGCGCGTGTCGGGGGTCCCGGCGCTGGAAGGGCCTCACACCGGCACTGAGCCTCACCTCACAGGTTCCCTGTCGGTGGCAGGTTCTACGCTGGTGGGGCCCGCCAATGACGGCGGGCCGCCGTCCGTAGAGTGAGGAATGGGCTGAGATGCCTGAGTTCGCGTACACCGATCTGCTCCCCCAGGGAGAGGACACCACCCCCTACCGGCTGGTGACGTCCGAGGGCGTCTCGACCGTCGAGGGGCCGGACGGGCGGACGTTCCTCAAGGTGGAGCCGGAGGCGCTGCGCAAGCTGGCCGAGGAGGCCGTCCACGACATCCAGCACTATCTGCGCCCGGCCCACCTCGCCCAGCTCCGCCGCATCGTCGACGACCCGGAGGCGAGCGCGAACGACAAGTTCGTCGCCCTGGACCTGCTGAAGAACGCGAACATCGCGGCGGCGGGCGTGCTGCCGATGTGCCAGGACACGGGCACCGCGATCGTCATGGGCAAGCGCGGCCAGAACGTCCTCACCGAGGGCGAGGACGCGGCGCACCTGTCGCACGGCATCTACGACGCGTACAAGAACCTGAACCTGCGCTACTCGCAGATGGCCCCTCTCACCATGTGGGAGGAGAAGAACACCGGCTCCAACCTGCCGGCCCAGATCGAGCTGTACGCGACGGACGGCGGCGCCTACAAGTTCCTGTTCATGGCCAAGGGCGGCGGCTCGGCCAACAAGAGCTTCCTCTACCAGGAGACGAAGGCCGTCCTGAACGAGGCCTCCATGATGAAGTTCCTGGAGGAGAAGATCCGTTCGCTGGGTACGGCCGCCTGCCCGCCGTACCACCTGGCGATCGTCGTCGGCGGCACGAGCGCGGAGTACGCGCTGAAGACCGCGAAGTACGCCTCCGCGCACTACCTGGACAACGCGCCCACCGAGGGCTCCGCGCTCGGCCACGGCTTCCGGGACACGGAGCTGGAGGAGAAGGTCTTCGAGCTGACGCAGAAGATCGGCATCGGCGCGCAGTTCGGCGGCAAGTACTTCTGCCACGACGTCCGGGTGATCCGGCTGCCGCGGCACGGCGCGTCCTGCCCGGTCGCCATCGCCGTCTCCTGCTCGGCGGACCGCCAGGCGGTCGCCAAGATCACGGCGGAGGGCGTGTTCCTGGAGCAGCTGGAGACCGACCCGGCGCGTTTCCTGCCGGAGACGACCGACGAGCAGCTTCAGGAGTCCGGCTCGGTGGTCAAGGTCGACCTCAACCAGCCGATGGACGAGATCCTCGCCGAGCTGAGCAAGTACCCGGTGAAGACGCGTCTGTCGCTGACCGGTCCGCTGGTCGTGGCCCGCGACATCGCGCACGCCAAGATCAAGGAGCGGCTGGACGCGGGTGAGGAGATGCCGCAGTACCTGAAGGACCACCCGGTGTACTACGCGGGTCCGGCGAAGACGCCCGAGGGGTACGCGTCGGGTTCCTTCGGGCCGACCACGGCCGGCCGGATGGACTCCTACGTCGAGCAGTTCCAGGCCGCCGGCGGGTCCAAGGTGATGCTGGCCAAGGGCAATCGCAGCCAGCAGGTCACCGACGCGTGCGGCACGCACGGCGGGTTCTACCTCGGCTCCATCGGTGGGCCGGCCGCCCGCCTCGCCCAGGACTGCATCAAGAAGGTCGAGGTCGTCGAGTACGAGGAGCTGGGGATGGAGGCCGTCTGGAAGATCGAGGTGGAGGACTTCCCGGCGTTCATCGTGGTCGACGACAAGGGCAACGACTTCTTCCAGAACCCGGCCCCCGAGCCCACGTTCACCCACATCCCGGTGCGGGGGCCCGGGCTGGCGTAGCGCGCCGGGTGCGGCGGGGAGGATTCCGCCCCCGCCGCCCCTACCCGTCCCGTCCTTCGGGGGCTCCGCCCCCGGCCCCCCGCTCCTCAAACGCCGGAGGGGCTGTATGGCAGCACGTCCGGCGTTTGAGGACGAGGCCGTTCAGGCCGAAGCGGGGGTCTGGGAGCGGCAGCCCCCAGGGACGGGGCGAGATCATCGGGCCGGAACATCCCGGCCACCCCGGGTGCTGTATCCGGTATGACCGAATACCGCATCGAGCACGATTCCATGGGTGAAGTCCGGGTTCCGGCGGGCGCCAAGTGGCGGGCGCAGACGCAGCGGGCCGTGGAGAACTTCCCCGTCTCCGGGCAGCGGATCGAGCGCGCGCACATCGAGGCGCTCGCCCGGATCAAGGGGGCCGCCGCCAAGGTCAACGCGGAACTCGGCGTGCTCGACAAGGACGTCGCGGAGGCGATCCAGCAGGCGGCCGGGGAGGTCGCCGAGGGCCGGTGGGACGAGCACTTCCCGGTGGACGTGTTCCAGACCGGCTCGGGGACGTCGTCCAACATGAACACCAACGAGGTGCTCGCCACCCTCGCGAGCGAGCGGCTCGGCCGGGACGTGCACCCGAACGACCACGTCAACGCGTCGCAGTCGTCCAACGACGTCTTCCCGTCCTCGATCCACATCGCCGCCACCGCCGCCGTCACACACGATCTGATCCCGGCGCTGGAGCACCTCGCCGGCTCGCTGGAGCGCAAGGCCAAGGAATTCGCCGACGTCGTGAAGTCGGGGCGGACGCATCTGATGGACGCGACGCCGGTGACGCTCGGCCAGGAGTTCGGCGGGTACGCCGCCCAGGTGCGCTACGGCGTGGAGCGGCTGCGCGCCTCGCTGCCCCGGCTGGCCGAGCTGCCGCTGGGCGGGACGGCGGTCGGCACCGGCATCAACACGCCGCCGGGGTTCGCCGCGGCGGTCATCGAGGAGGTCGCCCGGA
Coding sequences within it:
- a CDS encoding DUF1707 domain-containing protein, encoding MPAAPTAPRVAELRASDADRDRIADILREALAEGRLTADEHAERVEGVLHAKTVGELEVFIRDLPAAHQVPPAPAYTPVPSRPTPGAIPAEADANVVAVFSSAMRRGRWRAGRRLHAYSVFGSVEIDLSEAIFEYQQVVIKAVSVFGDIQIRVPENVSLRGTGGGVLGNFEVDTLDSVESDAPVIYVEGWAVLGNIEARPKRGKVVSDILDRAQRTVERKLRKHLDR
- a CDS encoding fumarate hydratase, whose product is MPEFAYTDLLPQGEDTTPYRLVTSEGVSTVEGPDGRTFLKVEPEALRKLAEEAVHDIQHYLRPAHLAQLRRIVDDPEASANDKFVALDLLKNANIAAAGVLPMCQDTGTAIVMGKRGQNVLTEGEDAAHLSHGIYDAYKNLNLRYSQMAPLTMWEEKNTGSNLPAQIELYATDGGAYKFLFMAKGGGSANKSFLYQETKAVLNEASMMKFLEEKIRSLGTAACPPYHLAIVVGGTSAEYALKTAKYASAHYLDNAPTEGSALGHGFRDTELEEKVFELTQKIGIGAQFGGKYFCHDVRVIRLPRHGASCPVAIAVSCSADRQAVAKITAEGVFLEQLETDPARFLPETTDEQLQESGSVVKVDLNQPMDEILAELSKYPVKTRLSLTGPLVVARDIAHAKIKERLDAGEEMPQYLKDHPVYYAGPAKTPEGYASGSFGPTTAGRMDSYVEQFQAAGGSKVMLAKGNRSQQVTDACGTHGGFYLGSIGGPAARLAQDCIKKVEVVEYEELGMEAVWKIEVEDFPAFIVVDDKGNDFFQNPAPEPTFTHIPVRGPGLA
- a CDS encoding class II fumarate hydratase yields the protein MTEYRIEHDSMGEVRVPAGAKWRAQTQRAVENFPVSGQRIERAHIEALARIKGAAAKVNAELGVLDKDVAEAIQQAAGEVAEGRWDEHFPVDVFQTGSGTSSNMNTNEVLATLASERLGRDVHPNDHVNASQSSNDVFPSSIHIAATAAVTHDLIPALEHLAGSLERKAKEFADVVKSGRTHLMDATPVTLGQEFGGYAAQVRYGVERLRASLPRLAELPLGGTAVGTGINTPPGFAAAVIEEVARSTGLPLTEARDHFEAQGARDGVVETSGQLRTIAVGLTKIANDLRWMSSGPRTGLAEIRLPDLQPGSSIMPGKVNPVVPEAVLMVAAQVVGNDATIATAGAAGNFELNVMLPVIAKNVLESVRLLANVSRLLADRTIDGITADRERTREYAESSPSVVTPLNKYIGYEEAAKVAKRSLAERKTIREVVLEGGYVERGDLTVEQLDEALDVLRMTRP